The DNA sequence TAATTTCCGTTTAATGTCATAATTACTTGAATTCaaggtttcatttccattagtggtctttatgtttaatttgtataatttgtctGTTAGACTACCTGTTCCAATaacatttgaatttagataaagactaaccattccatttctaaatgaacaataatatccaaatttgtccaaacatgaaacaaaaattaaattccgtctaaacgacggtactacaaaagtctcttccaaatccaaagtacatCCAGAGTCTAACTGTAATCTAAAAAGACTAATAGTCTTGACTGCAACCTTGTTGccatttcccacatagatgtatctttcaccatccacccgtatctatccaccaagtgtcagTAGGCACTACgactaaattaatttatgaacaaacaaagttgagaagtgtACCTTTCTTTACACGCCAAGCAGCAtatttggtacatgtcttcttcatatgaccaaccttcttgcaaaagaaacaagtcatctccttatcttgtttcttttgcacCTTTTGCATTGATGTCCCAAAAATTgcagtttgtttttctttattgtccctcttttttttcttgttggtaccaaatccctgagatgtggaagccaagtgagcactttctatcttttcttgttTCAATCTCTCATCCTCTTGTGCACAttgagcaataagctcattcaaagtccatttttccttttgtgtgtTGTAACTGATTTTGAATGGAGTGAATTGTGTAGGCGgagagatcaagaccaagtgcacgagtatgtcttccgaaaactctaactttagtgcctttagtctagtcacaagattagacatttccataatatactcccttatattctctttccatTTGTACCGCATAgagacaagcttactaagaatagtgcTTGTCTCAACCTTTTCATTTGCAGCGAATCGGTTTGCTATCTGGTCTAAGAATGCCTTGGCTAGAGTTTTCTCAGGTATTGCACTCCTTATAGCTTTTGGAATTGAGTGCTTCGttatcattagactcatgcgattggatcgctcccatttttccatagtagACCTTTGCTCAGCAATGCTGGCACTAGTAAGATCTGGAGGGCGATCCTCTCTTAATGCATAGTCTAAATCCATGCACCCGAGCACAATTATAGCGTGctccttccatttcttgaagtttgtgcCATTAAGCGCAGGAATGTTATTAACATTTTCGGCTATAGAATATGttgaattcataataataaagctcACAATCAGTCACATAAACATCATACATACATGAAAAATAACATCATACAAGATACTTagcacaaacattaatattcTGTCTTTGGACAATAAATATTAACTTGTAATTGGTAtccttatacaaaattaattcataaatattgacaataaaaccaaaaacaatatgCCTGTCTTTAGATTAACATATCGAATGTAAGATAAACTTTATATGTCACATATTTAtgactactttatttattattatattaaaataatcttcctttgggccgattatttttaaataataataataacatgtttagatattataaaataaataaattatataatataagttgCTTTGGCAACTaacataaataattcatttattttaaaatattaaacacaaccataacaagaaataataaattcaattaaaattatttatttatttatgcataaacccatgtatatatatatatatatatatattaattgaaGCATAAAAAACCATCTACATGTGTATATATATCAATTGAAGCATATATACAAGCTTTAGTCTAATGGTTTAAGCAAAAAATAGGCCATGGTAAAGGGTTTAAGCCAACCCGCCCCTTtagtttggtttttgttttttttttttgttttaatttcttttgggcTATTGACCATGCATTCTCTCATGGCCCAACGACCACTTATGGTCACTTACAAGCCAAGCCccttccatatatatatatatatatatatatatatatatatatatatatatatatgttttttttaaaaaaaaaaaaatttttgtcCATTGCAGCCCAAAGCGACCATCCCTTGTAATGGCATCATCAACGGTGCCAGAGCTATCCTCGAACGACGTCGACAGTGAAACGCCGCCACCATCACCGGAACGGTGATTTCCCATCGCCAAACGACGGTGTCACTACCGGAATGACGCTGTAACAGCATCGCTGGGAAGCAGCTTAACCTGTGGCATGACACCATGACAAGCAATGCCGCAAGCAGTGAAATGCTGTCGCCATCACCGGAACGGTGATTTTCCATCGCCAAACGATGGCGCCACCACCGGAACAACGCTGTAATGACGTCACTGGGAAGCAGCCCCACCCGCGGCACCAAAATGGCACTTGGATGGCATTTGGAACGCTTGCAACAATGCTAAAATCAACGCTTCTTACTGGCAAATGATGCTTGAACGACGTTTGGAAATAATGCCTACAACGCCTAAAAATTGTGCTCTTTTGAACACCTGAAACAACGTTGCAATGACGTCTACCGGCGTCTAGAATTGCACCGCTGTCTAGAACGATGCCATGATGGTGTCTCACTCGCCTTAAATGGCACCAACCACCGTGACTTGCAGCCCCAAAAATGGCACTTGAACAGCGCCTGAAGCGTGCCTGGAACGACGCTGCAAACGATGCCTGAAATGATGTCTTTTGTATGCCTGAAAATGGCACAGGAATGACGTCTAAACTACGTCCATTTTGAACGCCTGAACGGTGTCCTAATGGCGCCTAGAATTGGCCcagatttattttatgttgtttcCTTCCTCTTGGAtcttttgtttgtgttttaaaaaaaaagtgttttggTGAAAATGGGAAATGCAAccaggctctgataccattttgTGGGACGTTCATTCTCCATTAT is a window from the Vitis riparia cultivar Riparia Gloire de Montpellier isolate 1030 chromosome 9, EGFV_Vit.rip_1.0, whole genome shotgun sequence genome containing:
- the LOC117921754 gene encoding uncharacterized protein LOC117921754; translation: MGNHRSGDGGGVSLSTSFEDSSGTVDDAITRDAENVNNIPALNGTNFKKWKEHAIIVLGCMDLDYALREDRPPDLTSASIAEQRSTMEKWERSNRMSLMITKHSIPKAIRSAIPEKTLAKAFLDQIANRFAANEKVETSTILSKLVSMR